One window of the Cryptomeria japonica chromosome 7, Sugi_1.0, whole genome shotgun sequence genome contains the following:
- the LOC131038630 gene encoding antifungal protein ginkbilobin-like protein 1 has translation MSFSATASKRMPLYLAALLVLWTVSAVSSSSEGEIYTLCNVQKYSDGSQFDRNLAALFKTLTDKAAYAGFAASVNGRQKPNRLSGRLQCRGDLSSADCGTCSAKAVKAIRSKCPNAIGARVQLEHCFLRYENYTFLSQLDTNLMYDLVNVNNNTDTRFNNEARSLLVDLSRKAPASPIKFGMGSSVVSSNVSIYAMEMCWRDMSRKDCAACLSKGIEELFDCCSGRVGVQVFMDSCTLRYETYQFAKQY, from the coding sequence ATGTCTTTCTCAGCGACTGCATCAAAGAGAATGCCGCTATACCTGGCGGCTTTGCTAGTGTTGTGGACTGTTTCGGCTGTGTCCTCGTCGTCTGAAGGCGAGATATACACACTATGTAATGTGCAGAAGTACTCCGATGGCTCCCAGTTTGATAGGAATTTGGCGGCGCTCTTTAAAACGTTGACAGACAAAGCAGCCTATGCGGGCTTTGCCGCTTCGGTTAATGGGCGGCAGAAGCCGAACCGACTGTCGGGGCGCCTCCAGTGCAGAGGAGATCTGTCTTCCGCCGACTGCGGCACTTGTTCAGCGAAGGCAGTGAAGGCCATCCGCAGCAAATGCCCCAATGCCATTGGCGCCCGCGTTCAGCTGGAGCATTGCTTCCTTCGCTACGAGAATTACACATTTCTCTCGCAGTTGGACACAAATCTCATGTACGACCTCGTCAATGTCAATAACAATACGGACACCAGATTTAATAATGAGGCTCGCAGTCTTTTGGTGGATCTGTCGAGGAAGGCCCCCGCCAGCCCTATTAAGTTCGGCATGGGATCGTCTGTTGTTTCTTCGAATGTGAGCATCTATGCCATGGAGATGTGCTGGAGGGACATGTCCAGGAAAGACTGTGCGGCATGCCTTTCCAAGGGAATTGAAGAGCTCTTCGACTGCTGCAGCGGAAGGGTGGGTGTTCAAGTGTTCATGGACAGCTGCACCCTGCGCTATGAAACCTATCAGTTTGCCAAGCAGTATTAG